The genomic stretch TCTTGGTTCAAGAATATGGAAattagtgggggggggggggagaaatcACATTGATGGCTTGAGGAATGCAGGTTGTGCAGTGCATATAAATTAATCCTCAGATGTCACACCTTAATGTGATTTTCCCAGTAAACTTGTTTCtgtgtgcatataaatgtaGTGATTGTATCAGTTGCTCATGTATTCAGCAAAGCTGTCAATCGAAGACGAACAGTGCTGAAGGGCctttttcactgcagacattaagacttgtcatagtaggaaaagcacaggtgttactaataacattaattatgtgacagtgagccagcatacACAATGCCAAACGGCTACTTTTAATTCAGACATCGTTAATttggattatttacacctgtgctgtCATGTCAAAAATGTTTCCTTGCTATGTGTTGTgcttaaatgaaatgaaaatgttgagGAAGATGGTTTGTCTTTACAATTGAAAAACATTGCCTTTCctcttaataaatgtattaaaaaaaatatgaatatatatatattatttccaGGCTCAGTCCCCAGTGGACTTCTTCAGCaagttttgtcttttgtctttttggtggtgtttatttattatctgcTCTAGCTTTTTCAAATTGTTGTACACAGATATGGCAATAATAATCGctcaaaattatttaaaattgcATATTTTAGTTGAACAACTTAAAAAAATACACTTGGTTTATATCTTACTGAATttgtatatgaatatgaatgttgTCATATAAATAGGTTGCTCATAAAATATAGTTGCTTTGTGGTATTAGtcaaaaagctttaaaaaatatagcTAACTAAAAGTAGTTTTCAGGTTGGTTAAAAATGGTGTTTTTCTGTTGCAGGTCCACAATGTCTGAACTTTTTATGGAGTGTGtcgaggaggagctggagccgTGGCAGAAACAAGTTCCTGAAGTTCACTTgatagatgatgatgatgatgaacccATCTTCGTTGGCGTGCTCTGTATGTTATAGCACATTTTGAATATATTAATGTAAAGCGTTACTTTAATCATCTCATTTTGTTAAAGCTCCATTCATTGTGTAATCATaatatgatgtgtgtgtagttcagAACCACCCTCAGCTATTTagtaaaacacactttaatattAGCTCAGTTTTGATAGtttataatcaaatatatatttttataacgtttctttttttgttacctGTCTTCCTGCATGTTTTACATAATCTCTGCTAAGAGTTTGTTTAATTTTACTTTACAAAATATCCAGTTAAAGTGCTTATTTTGTCCCTCTTGTATGTTTTTACAGCTAATAACCAGAAGGATGGTAAGCCGAACCCTCCAGCTCCTCAGAGGAACAGTGCAGGGAAACAGCACATAAAGCCTTCTGCTCCTCAGCCTGCCATTAGCTCCTCAACAATAATGCTACCATTGAGTGTGGCTGGAAATGCAGTGCATACTGCAACACCCAATCTGACAACAGTGACCCCGCAGCCGGTTATCGTCAATAACCAGgtattgttgttattaaaaTCGTTTTTGCAAATATTGTGCGATAAGAACAAACACCTGTTTAGTGTTTACCTGTTTTTCAGGGCTTTATTGTCACTTCTCCACAATTGGCAAACAACAGTGAGTTTATTGCCTCTCTTGGGAGCCAGTACCCTCCTGGGACGTCATTTACAATCGTACCaggtaaataataattatattactcTGAGGAGTAAATCTTCTTCCCCCACTCATCAGTTTATTAGTAGAGCTCAGGTTTGTCTGAAGAGTTTGTATATTCTGTCTTTCAGCTGGTCAGCAGCATCTTTTTCAGCAGTTCTCTTCAGCCACAGTGATGCCCGGTGCTGTCCACAGGCCTCAGGTGCAACAAATCAGCAACAACGTTGTGACGTTGTCTAACGTGCAGAGTCCTGCTGTGTATTCAGCACAATCTCACCAGCTGCAACTCAACTGGTCCAACTCACAATCACTTAAGACCTTTTCTGTGCCTGTAAAGGCCAATAACAATAACAGAGGTAAGTTTCTTTtctaatgtaatatttaaccTTGCTTCGCCGTACTTGCAGATCAATCAGCTGGCTATAACtgaaatgcaaatgtaatttctttttGGATTTCATACAGATCCAATCTTAGCCAAACGAGGAATAACGCCACTGCAAATAGACGGCGTAGCAAAAAGAGTCAAGCTTGATTTGGGTGAGTTTCTATTACTCAAGTAATTTTATGATACAGTTTCGTAATATCATTACTGTAAACAAACCCTTAACCTATTGTTAGTTCCTCGTGTGTTTTAATAGCTTCAGTTGTAACATCTAACTGGTTTTCTGTAGGACCAGTGGAAAACGGGATCTTAAAGAAAACGAAAacgtgcccaaagtgtcaagaAGAATTTCTTACACAGGAAGCCCTGAAGGGTCATATGGGGGTGAGTAAACATCTTGTGGAACTGTGTCCATGAGTGGAAATGAAAATGTAGATAATTATCCACCCAAAAAAGCTTGTAATGGCATGTTATACGGTTTGGTCATGTGGACCACACATGAAGACTGTTAAGattgaaatgttaatgttggaaaactaaatgtttacattattacttTTTCTTAATGGTATATTTTCTAACTGGGCTTACGAGTTGGTAGATTGATAAACAATCCCCCCATTCAGtcatcagtttaaaaaaaaagaagtaaaatacTCTTGCGTAAACAAAtcagacatgaacatgaagttGGCTTATTcatgtaaaacatttctttgtttcagaGCTGCAGTGCAGTCGTGGAGGGTTCGACTCCCTCAGCCCTGAACATTGGTGCAAACAAGCGCATCATGCTGGTCTCAGATTTCTACTACGGCCGCTTTGACGGAGATGGGATCAAGAAGGATCAGAAGCCCAACGCCACTTTCAAGTGCCAGAGCTGTTTAAAAGTTCTCAAGAACAATATCAGGTATTATCACGTTTTCCTGCCCTCAGTAAAATAACAGGTTAATAATCCATTACTTTCCATATGTTAGGGTTTCTTCTTGCTAAATAATCAGCAAGGGCGTGGTGCAGCTCTGAATGTTCACCTGTCCATCTGACCTCAAGGCCAAGTGTCGTGTCAACCATAGACCTGGCAAATGTGTCCTTCAAAACTTTTTTATTACTCGTGAATTACTTCCAAATGAGGGAGTTTAAGTGTATCTTGGTCTAGCTCCAGAGTAAGATGGAGTGTGTGACTGCTAATCACGTCGTTGTGGTGATGCGGTCATTGTATTTGATGGTGTGTGGTAAAGACGGAGCTTGGTTAAGTTGAAGCTCAATGTTGatgtttatgtatatttgtgtaaCACTGCTGATCCAGTGATATAAGTTTTATTTCGAGACTCCTGTCAAAATCTACGTACAGTAGTTAATATGCTCTCAAAAAGCCGACTGGGACTTAAGTCTTGAAGGACTTGCTGATTTGTCCAGTGCCAATAAAGACAGCGTGGATGTCTTCCTTGGCCTCACTGCAGTTTTCTTTTCAGATGGATGACAGTATCAGACCGTTTTCCCTCATGGGCCTAAAGATGAAAAATGACTGCTAGTTTAGGTGGCGTAAGAACTGCTCCTTTTGATTAAATAACTTCAGAACGTTGCAAAAAAAGCTTCTGTAAGCCGCCCTTAATGGGGAAACACATTTGTACTGCAGTCGTACTCTCACAGTGGGGGTCATAGTTCATCCACATAAAAATGTCTATTAGGGGAGCTGAGGCAGCAGAATGTGCAGGCTGAATAATGGGCCATTCCTCGTCAGGGCAGCAGTGGCAGGTAGCTGAGGAGGTGCTTGTTGCAGCCGCGGAGCACTAATCattagacaaaacaaaaatctttGTGTAATTGCTGATATAATAACGGCCATTATGCATGCTTAGAAAGTGAGGTGCAAGGAGATTACTTCATTTATCTTTAAAACCTTTGGGACATGTACCATAACCATTGCATGCACCTAGGGcatgaatattacatttcttCCTCACTACTTGACATTGGTTTTGCatctattttaaaaatattctgttgtttggtctatacaattttaaaaaatggtgaaaaatgtcgGTCAGCATTTCCCAAAGCCCAGgacgtcctcaaatgtctttttttgtccaAAATTTAAAGAGATTCAGTTAAATGTTTTAGCgaataggtcttcaacagggggtctgcgatttttgtttatattacaaattttgttttgttttttgcgcattcacattccctcctccgcgaagggtggcgacacacacctacagtcagagacagtggaggaaaggagaggggtgaactaaaataaattcacgcaacacacacagctggaataggagaattgttttttgttttttaattactcAAACCAattcgattatcaaaatatttggaAAATCATGCAATAGTTGACAAgtaatcgattaatctttgcagctctaattgACTTGAggtaattgtttcagctctattgAAATTAATCCTGTTAATTGAACCACTATTGAGTTCGTTCACATGTACAGGAACGGCTTTTGGGACGGAGTTTGCGCCGGATTCcataacatttgatttgaaagtcACTACAGGGACAAGCGTGCTGATCCTCCATGGATTCCTTCTTATTGAAGGGTTATGTGacatttctctgtctttgtgtgtaccCTCTCTCGCAGGTTCATGAACCACATGAAGCACCACTTGGAGCTGGAAAAGCAGAACAGCGAGAGCTGGGAAAGCCACACAACTTGCCAGCATTGCTACCGACAGTACATGACTCCATTCCAGCTGCAGTGCCACATCGAGAGCGCTCACAGCTCGATCGAATCCTCGAGTATAACATAAATATCTTTACAGCTCAATCTGACAGGATCATTTACTCAAACACTGAGTTGCcatttgtaattttcttttctttccctttttaagCAAATTGCAAGATATGTGAGCTGGCGTTTGAGTCGGAGCAAGTGCTCCTGGAACACATGAAGGACAACCACAAGCCCGGGGAAATGCCTTACGTCTGCCAGGTCTGTCACTTTAATACTGAGCTGTGATTTAAGGTTCAATGTTGGGAAACATTCATTGATACTGAaattgtgttttactgtttccACAGGTCTGCAATTACAGGTCCTCTTTCTTCTCAGAAGTGGAGACACATTTCCGAAGTGtccatgaaaacacaaaagacctgctctgtcccttctgtCTCAAAGTTCTTAGAAGTAGTCATATATACATGCAACACTACATGAAACATCAGGTACGATGCTGCATTTCATCTAGTCTAGTAAAGCCTTTCTACGGGtgtcattttgaaatataaaaatagatttgGAGTTAAGGCTGAAACAGCaacgtgtttttctttttacagttcAATGTAAATTCTTAAGATcgtaaaaagtatttttgcaaGAGTTTGAACTCACTTTTAGTGAGCACTGTTCGGTCCAACTCTAAGGTTGGATTGATTTGGTTGTCTGCCTTGCATCTTACTGTAATACATAAAAGGCTGACAATGAAATCCTGTTTCTCTTCACCTGCCCTAAAGGAGCAATAAATATGGAAGAGTTGGAACCAAACAAAATTAATAGCCGCTCTATTAATAGCAATGAAAGTAGTTTATTTCATTCTTGTTATATTCCTTCAGTGATTCCAAATGAAACATCCCAGCAATTAGCCTTTAGTCGCACCACTAAATCACgttttttgtttctgtactgaaatgttttttctatttcagaAAAAAGGGATCCATCGCTGTGGAAAATGCAGATTGAATTTTCTCACGTACAGGGAGAAAGTGGAGCACAAGTCTCACGTCCACAAAACTTTTAGAAAACCTAAAGCTCTGGAAGGCCTTCCTCCGGGAACAAAGGTCTGACCCTGTCATAACAAGatcattacaatatttattttagaccTTTTCAAATATTCTtagatgaatacaaatgtaattaaatgcaCATTGTGTTCTCCTTCCAGGTGACCATTCGAGCCTCCCTCAcaggaaagacacacacaatgcagaGGTCCCCTGATCGATCTGGCTTTATTGTTACTCCAGAGAGTTTCAACCAGCAAACCAAATCTCCTGTCAGTGTATCCAAGTCTAAGTCAAATGTCTCTGGAGCAGCAAAAGCCAAGACGACCAAGAAGCGAGATGGCCGGACTAACAAACACAATCTGGCGCTCAGGAATCTCAGGTTGTTAACTGAGCTTTTACACACAGCAGTCAGAGACAAGACGTCAATAACCAATTACGTTTTTATGAAATAATAGAATTATTTGCTAATACAGACTTCTGCacagggctgtcacaatattaGACTTTCACTACACCATCTATTGaacattgtaataataattatgctATCAGTTTacttcatctttaactttgtttattgtgtgttttgtctccttttattttgacaaattaattacattaatgtaatgtatgtataggaTGTAAGAAAGTTATAAAAGCGTTCAAAAAGACCAATTACACTAAAGGATAGTGAAAAAGCAAACAGATTAATTTATAAACGAGGTCTAACATCTGCCAACacgatattattattttgaattatATCATGACACCCCTATTTGTTTAGCAATTACAAATCAACACAGTGTCACCTCTTTGTTATTAGAAGGTTTTAGTACTTGTAGGTTGGTATCTGCTTTCTGTTTGATACGTgacctcaagtgatgtcacctGAGGCAGTGTCAGTTGGATCTGAAGACTGCAAGTTTGAAAATGACCAAAATCTTgaggtgtggagttagaaagaagtgagcttATCAGACTTCTGTAGTTCATGATCTGGAGATTTTAATGAAAGGGTTTGGCTCTTGAGCAGACCGCTAATATAGAGCCCCACCTCCCTATTCATGACGGGGGTGGGCGCAGATTAATAGACGTTATTAAAGCCTAGCAATACACAAAGTAGCTAATtgcattttcaattaattttcCATTCCAATTTGTCATCATTAGGCTGGCTAAAAATAATATGGTGATTCAAAGATGGAGtgggatttctttctttaaaaaaactaatgtgtgtgttatttggcTAATTGCGCTCAGTAATCAAAAACAATGTGCCGTCTTTAGTCACGTGATAAGGGCTTTTAAACAGATGAGACATAAGATAATGTAGTGGTGTAATTGAAGAGTTCAGACTAGTAGAATCAAATTAGGAACCTGCAGACCTCTCGGCACACAAATAACAAAAGTAATTGGTCATTGGTTTGTGCATCTGCTATAATGAACCAACTCAGATTATTAcagttaaaataataacatcCAACAACAATTCTTCATAACAATCATTTATCCTTTTCAGTGTCTTAAGATTTGAATTGTCCCATTAAAAAAAGgctatttttaatatttgaatatcttt from Cottoperca gobio chromosome 3, fCotGob3.1, whole genome shotgun sequence encodes the following:
- the znf280d gene encoding zinc finger protein 280C isoform X1 gives rise to the protein MSTMSELFMECVEEELEPWQKQVPEVHLIDDDDDEPIFVGVLSNNQKDGKPNPPAPQRNSAGKQHIKPSAPQPAISSSTIMLPLSVAGNAVHTATPNLTTVTPQPVIVNNQGFIVTSPQLANNSEFIASLGSQYPPGTSFTIVPAGQQHLFQQFSSATVMPGAVHRPQVQQISNNVVTLSNVQSPAVYSAQSHQLQLNWSNSQSLKTFSVPVKANNNNRDPILAKRGITPLQIDGVAKRVKLDLGPVENGILKKTKTCPKCQEEFLTQEALKGHMGSCSAVVEGSTPSALNIGANKRIMLVSDFYYGRFDGDGIKKDQKPNATFKCQSCLKVLKNNIRFMNHMKHHLELEKQNSESWESHTTCQHCYRQYMTPFQLQCHIESAHSSIESSTNCKICELAFESEQVLLEHMKDNHKPGEMPYVCQVCNYRSSFFSEVETHFRSVHENTKDLLCPFCLKVLRSSHIYMQHYMKHQKKGIHRCGKCRLNFLTYREKVEHKSHVHKTFRKPKALEGLPPGTKVTIRASLTGKTHTMQRSPDRSGFIVTPESFNQQTKSPVSVSKSKSNVSGAAKAKTTKKRDGRTNKHNLALRNLRVNGGQYTCIECNTQVDHFFSHFPMVSNCGACKYRTSCKVSIGNHMIRFHSTITKDRFWRMDHKKLSFALKLTLVCLNCDLLVDASGGDLMTKHLTDRPNHICKVIQEKDIKAQTQAQAQAQNQVHLVLRQPAKVLYLLTSLPAQRPKEMDLKLVESVSLATVDQPGPEPMLPAGDQEKGSTEISVFEGSSKGRLEQSSLPALSSSCTSGGVLDLCAESVGNSESLDVREQLPEHETGEQQIKSE
- the znf280d gene encoding zinc finger protein 280C isoform X2, with translation MSTMSELFMECVEEELEPWQKQVPEVHLIDDDDDEPIFVGVLSNNQKDGKPNPPAPQRNSAGKQHIKPSAPQPAISSSTIMLPLSVAGNAVHTATPNLTTVTPQPVIVNNQGFIVTSPQLANNSEFIASLGSQYPPGTSFTIVPAGQQHLFQQFSSATVMPGAVHRPQVQQISNNVVTLSNVQSPAVYSAQSHQLQLNWSNSQSLKTFSVPVKANNNNRDPILAKRGITPLQIDGVAKRVKLDLVENGILKKTKTCPKCQEEFLTQEALKGHMGSCSAVVEGSTPSALNIGANKRIMLVSDFYYGRFDGDGIKKDQKPNATFKCQSCLKVLKNNIRFMNHMKHHLELEKQNSESWESHTTCQHCYRQYMTPFQLQCHIESAHSSIESSTNCKICELAFESEQVLLEHMKDNHKPGEMPYVCQVCNYRSSFFSEVETHFRSVHENTKDLLCPFCLKVLRSSHIYMQHYMKHQKKGIHRCGKCRLNFLTYREKVEHKSHVHKTFRKPKALEGLPPGTKVTIRASLTGKTHTMQRSPDRSGFIVTPESFNQQTKSPVSVSKSKSNVSGAAKAKTTKKRDGRTNKHNLALRNLRVNGGQYTCIECNTQVDHFFSHFPMVSNCGACKYRTSCKVSIGNHMIRFHSTITKDRFWRMDHKKLSFALKLTLVCLNCDLLVDASGGDLMTKHLTDRPNHICKVIQEKDIKAQTQAQAQAQNQVHLVLRQPAKVLYLLTSLPAQRPKEMDLKLVESVSLATVDQPGPEPMLPAGDQEKGSTEISVFEGSSKGRLEQSSLPALSSSCTSGGVLDLCAESVGNSESLDVREQLPEHETGEQQIKSE
- the znf280d gene encoding zinc finger protein 280C isoform X3; its protein translation is MSELFMECVEEELEPWQKQVPEVHLIDDDDDEPIFVGVLSNNQKDGKPNPPAPQRNSAGKQHIKPSAPQPAISSSTIMLPLSVAGNAVHTATPNLTTVTPQPVIVNNQGFIVTSPQLANNSEFIASLGSQYPPGTSFTIVPAGQQHLFQQFSSATVMPGAVHRPQVQQISNNVVTLSNVQSPAVYSAQSHQLQLNWSNSQSLKTFSVPVKANNNNRDPILAKRGITPLQIDGVAKRVKLDLGPVENGILKKTKTCPKCQEEFLTQEALKGHMGSCSAVVEGSTPSALNIGANKRIMLVSDFYYGRFDGDGIKKDQKPNATFKCQSCLKVLKNNIRFMNHMKHHLELEKQNSESWESHTTCQHCYRQYMTPFQLQCHIESAHSSIESSTNCKICELAFESEQVLLEHMKDNHKPGEMPYVCQVCNYRSSFFSEVETHFRSVHENTKDLLCPFCLKVLRSSHIYMQHYMKHQKKGIHRCGKCRLNFLTYREKVEHKSHVHKTFRKPKALEGLPPGTKVTIRASLTGKTHTMQRSPDRSGFIVTPESFNQQTKSPVSVSKSKSNVSGAAKAKTTKKRDGRTNKHNLALRNLRVNGGQYTCIECNTQVDHFFSHFPMVSNCGACKYRTSCKVSIGNHMIRFHSTITKDRFWRMDHKKLSFALKLTLVCLNCDLLVDASGGDLMTKHLTDRPNHICKVIQEKDIKAQTQAQAQAQNQVHLVLRQPAKVLYLLTSLPAQRPKEMDLKLVESVSLATVDQPGPEPMLPAGDQEKGSTEISVFEGSSKGRLEQSSLPALSSSCTSGGVLDLCAESVGNSESLDVREQLPEHETGEQQIKSE